One Apodemus sylvaticus chromosome 23, mApoSyl1.1, whole genome shotgun sequence genomic window carries:
- the LOC127673655 gene encoding zinc finger protein 431-like isoform X1, with translation MRTSLLVSFKIDLVIMITLLLVRQETHGNAVTYDDVLVKFTREEWALLDASQKSLYKDVMLDTYRNLTAIGYNWEDHNDIEEYCEDSVRQRRHLQRDKPIHTREKHYECMQYDGAFARNNYLPLHKRIYTVSIVYYTSLQTHRRTYTAEKLCDCNQRGKAYYCQSHLQRDKWKDTGEKPYECNHCGKAFAQHSHLQIHKRTHSGEKPYECNQCVKPFAHKGDLQRHKRTYTKEKPYECTQCGKAFARPSHLKIHKRTHSGEKPYECNQCGKAFAQQGDLQKHKRTHSGEKPFECKQCGKAFAQNSHLRSHERIHTGEKPYECNQCGKSFAEHYLLHRHTRARTVERCYKCNHCRKAFSSQCSLQVHKRTHMQERPYKCTQCGKVFARHSHLKIHKRTHSGEKPYECNQCSKAFAQKGDLQKHKTTHTGEKPFECNQCGKAFARHTNLQRHKRTHMGEKAYECNQCGKAFSERGSLQVHIRRHTGEKPYKCNQCSKAFSQRGGLHMHMRRHTGEKPYECNQCSKGFLSQRSLQVHKRTHTGEKPFECNQCGKAFAQKSHLKIHKTTHTGEKPFECNQCGKAFAQHSYLQKHKITHTGEKPFECNQCGKAFAQHTHLQRHKITHTGEKPYECNQCGKAFSERRNLQVHIRRHTGEKPYEYNQRSKAFPSQGNLQLHKIRHMGESP, from the exons AATGCAGTGACATATGATGATGTACTGGTGAAGTTTACACGGGAAGAATGGGCTTTGTTGGATGCTTcgcagaagagtctctacaaagatgtgatgctggacACCTATAGGAACCTCACTGCAATAG GTTATAACTGGGAAGATCACAATGATATTGAAGAatattgtgaagattctgtaagACAGAGAAG GCATCTTCAAAGGGATAAACCAATTCATACTAGAGAGAAACATTATGAATGTATGCAATATGACGGAGCCTTTGCAAGAAACAATTACCTTCCATTACATAAAAGGATATATACTGTATCCATTGTGTATTATACTAGTCTTCAAACACATAGAAGAACATACACTGCAGAAAAACTCTGTGATTGTAACCAAAGAGGTAAAGCCTATTATTGTCAAAGTCATCTTCAAAGGGATAAATGGAaagatactggagagaaaccctatgaatgtaaccattGTGGCAAAGCATTTGCACAACACAGTcatcttcaaatacataaaagaacacattctggagagaaaccctatgaatgtaaccagtgTGTCAAACCCTTTGCACACAAAGGCGATcttcaaaggcataaaagaacatatactaaagagaaaccctatgaatgtacccagtgtggcaaagcctttgcacgtCCCAGCcatcttaaaattcataaaagaacacattctggagagaaaccctatgaatgtaaccaatgtggcaaagcctttgcacaacaAGGCGATCTTCAGaagcataaaagaacacattctggagagaaaccattTGAGTGTAagcaatgtggcaaagcctttgcacaaaacAGCCATCTTCGAAGTCATGAGAGAAtacataccggagagaaaccctatgaatgtaaccagtgTGGCAAATCCTTTGCAGAACACTACCTTCTTCACAGACATACAAGAGCACGTACCGTAGAGAGGTGCTATAAATGTAACCACTGTAGGAAAGCATTTTCATCACAATGCAGTCTTCAagtgcataaaagaacacatatgcaaGAGAGACCCTATAAATGTACCCAGTGTGGCAAAGTCTTTGCACGTCACAGCcatcttaaaattcataaaagaacacattctggagagaaaccctatgaatgcaaCCAATGTTccaaagcctttgcacaaaaAGGTGATCTTCAAAagcataaaacaacacatactggagagaaaccctttgaatgtaaccaatgtggcaaagcctttgcacgaCACACCAATcttcaaaggcataaaagaacacatatgggaGAGAAagcctatgaatgtaaccaatgtggcaaagcatTTTCAGAACGAGGCAGTCTTCAAGTGCATATAAGaagacatactggagagaaaccctacaaatgtaaCCAATGTAGCAAAGCATTTTCACAACGAGGCGGTCTTCACATGCATATGAGaagacatactggagagaaaccctatgaatgtaaccaatgtagTAAAGGATTTTTATCACAACGCAGTCTTCAagtgcataaaagaacacatactggagagaaaccctttgaatgtaaccaatgtggcaaagcctttgcacaaaagagccatcttaaaattcataaaacaacacatactggagagaaaccctttgaatgtaaccaatgtggcaaagcctttgcacaacaCAGCTATCTTCAAaagcataaaataacacatactggagagaaaccctttgaatgtaaccaatgtggcaaagcctttgcacaacaCACCCATCTTCAAAggcataaaataacacatactggagagaaaccctatgaatgtaaccaatgtggcaaagcatTTTCAGAACGACGCAATCTTCAAGTGCATATAAGaagacatactggagagaaaccctacgaATATAACCAGCGTAGCAAAGCATTTCCATCACAAGGCAATCTTCAACTGCATAAAATAAGACATATGGGAGAGAGTCCCTAA